A stretch of the Nitratireductor thuwali genome encodes the following:
- the ubiG gene encoding bifunctional 2-polyprenyl-6-hydroxyphenol methylase/3-demethylubiquinol 3-O-methyltransferase UbiG produces the protein MPQARQTSIDPREVERFSALAAEWWNPNGKFRPLHRFNPVRLAYIRDHVAAHFGRDPRAAKPFNGLRILDIGCGGGLLCEPMARLGASVVGADASETNIEVARLHAAECGVDIDYRATPAETLADQGEKFDVILNMEVVEHVADVDYFIGKCGEMLKPGGLMFVATINRTTKAWGLAIIGAEYVLRWLPRGTHQYEKLVRPTELEKALEKAGLSIKERTGVVYNPLADRWQRSKDMDVNYMVLAEKS, from the coding sequence ATGCCCCAGGCACGACAAACATCCATCGACCCGCGCGAGGTCGAGCGTTTTTCGGCGCTGGCCGCCGAGTGGTGGAACCCCAACGGCAAGTTCCGCCCCTTGCACAGATTCAATCCGGTACGCCTCGCCTATATCCGCGACCATGTCGCCGCGCATTTCGGCCGCGACCCGCGGGCCGCGAAGCCGTTTAACGGGCTGCGCATCCTGGACATCGGCTGCGGCGGCGGCCTTTTGTGCGAGCCGATGGCCCGGCTCGGCGCGTCGGTTGTCGGCGCCGACGCGTCGGAGACCAACATAGAAGTGGCCAGGCTCCACGCCGCCGAATGCGGCGTCGACATCGACTACCGCGCGACACCGGCCGAAACGCTCGCCGACCAGGGCGAGAAATTCGACGTCATCCTCAACATGGAAGTTGTCGAGCATGTCGCCGATGTGGACTATTTCATCGGGAAATGCGGCGAGATGCTCAAGCCGGGCGGGCTGATGTTCGTCGCCACTATCAACCGCACCACCAAAGCCTGGGGCCTTGCCATCATCGGCGCCGAATATGTGCTGCGCTGGCTGCCGCGCGGCACGCACCAGTATGAAAAGCTGGTGCGGCCGACCGAATTGGAGAAGGCCCTGGAGAAGGCGGGTCTTTCCATCAAGGAGAGGACCGGCGTCGTCTACAACCCGCTCGCCGACCGCTGGCAGCGCTCGAAGGACATGGACGTCAACTATATGGTGCTGGCGGAGAAGTCTTAG
- a CDS encoding DUF1178 family protein, whose product MIRFDLACAQDHSFDAWFRNGADFDAQNEKGLIACPHCGSNDVRKALMAPAVSTSRKKSQVALAMGDEQKKALAKLKALSEKVRENADYVGDKFAEEARKIHFGETDPRGIYGEATSEDVKGLVDDGVDFLPLPVFPEDRN is encoded by the coding sequence TTGATCCGCTTCGATCTCGCCTGCGCGCAGGACCATTCTTTCGATGCCTGGTTCCGCAATGGCGCGGATTTCGATGCTCAAAACGAGAAGGGGCTCATCGCCTGCCCCCATTGCGGCTCCAACGACGTGCGCAAGGCGCTGATGGCGCCCGCCGTTTCCACCAGTCGCAAGAAATCGCAGGTGGCGCTGGCCATGGGCGATGAGCAGAAGAAGGCGCTGGCGAAGCTCAAGGCGCTGAGCGAGAAGGTTCGCGAGAACGCCGATTACGTGGGGGACAAGTTCGCCGAGGAGGCCCGCAAGATCCATTTCGGCGAGACCGATCCGCGGGGCATCTATGGCGAGGCGACGAGCGAGGACGTGAAGGGGCTGGTGGATGATGGGGTCGACTTCCTGCCGCTGCCGGTGTTTCCAGAGGATCGGAACTAG
- a CDS encoding carbon-nitrogen hydrolase family protein — MTTFRAAALQMRSGMMVAANVAEFERLVREAAKQGARYVQSPEMTGLLVRDRALLLENITDEANDPVVACAARLAREHGIFVHIGSTAIAVGGGKVANRSFLFGPDGERIATYDKIHMFDVDLDNGESWRESATYAPGEATLVADLPIAALGFAICYDLRFPQLFRSQAMAGAQVLTAPAAFTRQTGEAHWHVLTRARAIENGAYMIAAAQGGRHEDGRETFGHSIIVDPWGKVLAEAGHDEPAVVVADIDVEQSGAARRKIPNLANAREFNLARALYAEPAS, encoded by the coding sequence CGGCTGGTCCGCGAAGCGGCAAAGCAGGGCGCACGCTACGTGCAGAGCCCGGAGATGACGGGTCTCCTGGTGCGGGACAGGGCGCTCCTTCTCGAGAACATCACCGATGAGGCGAATGATCCCGTGGTGGCCTGTGCGGCGCGGCTGGCCCGGGAGCATGGGATATTCGTGCATATCGGCTCGACGGCGATCGCCGTCGGCGGCGGCAAGGTTGCCAACCGGTCCTTCCTCTTCGGTCCGGATGGCGAACGCATCGCCACCTACGACAAGATCCACATGTTCGACGTCGATCTCGACAATGGCGAGAGCTGGCGGGAATCGGCCACCTATGCCCCCGGCGAAGCAACGCTGGTGGCCGATCTGCCCATCGCCGCCCTCGGCTTTGCGATCTGCTACGATCTGCGGTTTCCGCAGCTTTTCCGCAGTCAGGCCATGGCCGGCGCGCAGGTGCTGACGGCACCCGCCGCCTTCACCCGCCAGACGGGCGAGGCGCATTGGCACGTCCTGACGCGCGCCCGGGCCATCGAGAACGGCGCCTATATGATCGCGGCGGCGCAGGGCGGCCGGCATGAGGACGGGCGCGAGACCTTTGGCCATTCGATCATCGTCGATCCGTGGGGCAAGGTGCTGGCGGAAGCGGGGCACGACGAGCCGGCCGTGGTCGTCGCCGACATCGATGTGGAGCAGTCGGGCGCGGCGCGCCGCAAAATTCCCAATCTCGCCAACGCCCGGGAATTCAACCTGGCCCGTGCGCTATACGCGGAGCCTGCATCTTGA